In Pedobacter heparinus DSM 2366, the following are encoded in one genomic region:
- a CDS encoding ATP-dependent DNA helicase, whose product MTNGAASHSISDKVLSFIDFTNQNIFLTGKAGTGKTTLLKRIKESSSKKMAVVAPTGVAAMNAKGSTINSFFQLPPGSFFPGDISLENLQSGFLSIQSMVADLSYTRDKLSLFNELELLVIDEVSMVRCDLLDVIDAILRSVRKNNMPFGGVQLLLIGDLYQLPPVTKREDWSFLSRAYPSPYFFDALVIRRYPLLQIELTTVFRQTEIEFIQILNDIRNNQIDESGLALLNKRYDPQFSAVDGLNPIIITSHNAEANAINKEKLEELPGTEYTFEAEVSGEFRDLSLQAEQTLKLKEGAQVMFIKNDTGEDRKFYNGKIGKVKSVNGAGIWISFPQEEDLLLEKTSWASFEYKTDTEEAIVQQQVGEFSQYPVKLAWAVTIHKSQGLTFDQAVIDAGKSFVAGQVYVALSRVRTLNGLVLKSRIGTESLRSNTEVINYMKPVKEEELDAILIREQEKFILQLVLDHFSLNSVLRGLDVVSGNAEINKANLSEFKALMGQLNTSLTALMTLTERFQTQVRQLHQKEGFAALTALQERITSAHTYFTKELTMQLLNPVNKNIRIKPKNKIQQQIVHLLQKYRQVIENKLALIQLASGLLAGPIKKEDYAAWIDQHNVKPKSKNGSFAAVAAQQTTNLSLF is encoded by the coding sequence ATGACTAACGGTGCGGCTTCCCATTCAATTTCTGACAAGGTTTTATCTTTCATTGACTTTACCAATCAGAACATTTTTCTGACCGGAAAGGCCGGAACCGGAAAAACTACTTTGTTGAAACGCATCAAAGAAAGCAGCAGCAAAAAGATGGCAGTTGTGGCCCCTACAGGTGTTGCGGCCATGAACGCGAAAGGCAGTACCATCAATTCTTTTTTTCAACTGCCCCCGGGTTCCTTTTTCCCGGGCGACATTAGCCTGGAAAACCTGCAGTCGGGTTTCCTTTCTATACAGTCGATGGTTGCCGACCTGAGCTATACCAGGGATAAGCTCAGCCTGTTTAATGAACTGGAATTGCTGGTGATCGATGAGGTATCCATGGTACGTTGTGACCTGCTGGATGTAATTGATGCCATCCTCCGTTCGGTAAGAAAAAACAATATGCCCTTTGGGGGTGTGCAATTGCTCCTTATTGGCGACCTGTACCAGTTGCCACCGGTAACCAAAAGGGAAGACTGGTCGTTTTTAAGTCGCGCCTACCCCTCACCTTACTTTTTCGATGCCCTGGTGATCCGCCGTTATCCACTACTACAAATAGAGCTGACCACAGTTTTCAGGCAAACGGAAATAGAATTTATCCAGATTTTAAATGACATCAGGAACAACCAGATCGATGAAAGCGGCCTGGCCCTGTTAAATAAAAGGTACGACCCGCAGTTCAGTGCTGTGGATGGGTTGAACCCCATCATCATCACTTCCCATAATGCGGAAGCCAATGCCATCAATAAAGAGAAGCTGGAGGAGCTGCCCGGCACCGAATATACTTTTGAAGCCGAAGTGAGCGGAGAGTTCAGGGACCTGAGCCTGCAGGCCGAACAAACCTTAAAACTGAAAGAGGGTGCACAGGTCATGTTCATCAAAAACGACACCGGCGAAGACAGAAAATTTTATAATGGAAAGATCGGCAAGGTAAAGTCGGTAAACGGGGCCGGGATCTGGATTTCCTTTCCACAGGAGGAAGATCTTTTGCTTGAAAAAACTTCATGGGCCTCTTTCGAATACAAAACCGATACTGAAGAAGCCATTGTACAGCAGCAGGTAGGCGAGTTTTCGCAATATCCGGTTAAGCTGGCCTGGGCGGTAACCATTCACAAGAGCCAGGGCCTGACCTTCGACCAGGCGGTGATTGATGCAGGCAAATCTTTCGTAGCAGGCCAGGTATATGTGGCTTTAAGCCGTGTAAGAACACTGAACGGACTGGTGTTAAAATCAAGGATCGGCACGGAAAGTTTAAGGTCGAATACCGAGGTGATCAATTATATGAAACCGGTGAAGGAAGAGGAGCTGGATGCCATCCTGATCAGGGAACAGGAAAAATTTATCCTGCAGCTGGTACTTGATCATTTTTCTTTGAACAGTGTTTTAAGGGGGCTGGACGTTGTTTCGGGCAACGCTGAAATAAACAAAGCAAACCTATCTGAATTTAAGGCTTTAATGGGACAGCTGAATACTTCGCTTACGGCACTGATGACCTTGACAGAACGTTTTCAAACACAGGTAAGGCAATTGCACCAAAAAGAAGGTTTTGCAGCATTAACTGCCTTGCAGGAAAGGATTACTTCGGCACATACTTATTTTACCAAAGAGCTTACCATGCAGCTTTTAAATCCGGTGAACAAGAACATCAGGATTAAGCCCAAGAATAAAATCCAGCAGCAAATTGTGCACCTGTTACAGAAATACCGTCAGGTAATTGAAAACAAACTGGCTTTGATACAGCTTGCCTCGGGGCTGCTGGCAGGGCCGATTAAAAAAGAGGATTATGCAGCATGGATTGATCAGCATAACGTTAAACCTAAGAGCAAAAATGGTTCGTTTGCTGCGGTTGCAGCACAGCAAACGACCAATTTATCTTTGTTTTAA
- a CDS encoding beta-N-acetylhexosaminidase: protein MMIKRMFFMLCLIWMSAANPAFSQRVSIIPQPLSVAELPGNFKINSLTKITYDAGNSDLKSVGLQFSDQLKKLCGYALKVLPATAATGSNVIVLTTKNAVDSLGDEGYTLIANAKGVTISGKKAHGVFYGAQTLYQLLPVKGKNNTLVAAPLIPAVKIADKPRFGWRGMMLDVGRYFYSVEFVKKYIDNLALHKLNVFHWHLTEDHGWRIEIKKYPRLTSIGAWRNGTQFANNQIDNNPHGGFYTQDQIRDIVAYAAKRYVTVVPEIEMPGHATAALVAYPNVSCTGGPFKMLTGWGIQKEVFCAGKEETFNFLEDILSEVVALFPGKFIHIGGDECPKDRWKVCPNCQARMKKENLKDEHELQSYFIRRIEKFLTTKNKSIIGWDEILEGGLAPNAAVMSWRGTEGGIAAAKQLHDVVMTPYDFLYLDYYQGEPYLEPKAIGGNLQLEKVYNYEPVPAVLTAEQAKYIKGVQGNVWAEFIHSPEKVEYMAFPRAAAMAELAWTIPARKSWTDFSRRIEKQYQRYDDLGINYARSAYNVWHTVTVDSVANKARVSFKTNSYQPQVRYSLDGSEPTVNSLAYSKPFEVKLPVTIKAATFKDGRRMGAISSRSIFVDQNK from the coding sequence ATGATGATCAAAAGAATGTTTTTTATGCTGTGCCTGATCTGGATGAGTGCAGCGAACCCGGCATTTAGCCAGCGGGTATCCATTATTCCGCAACCTTTAAGTGTTGCTGAACTTCCAGGAAACTTTAAAATCAATTCCCTTACCAAAATTACTTATGATGCGGGCAATTCCGACCTGAAGTCGGTAGGCCTTCAATTTTCCGATCAGCTAAAAAAGCTGTGCGGTTACGCCTTAAAAGTACTTCCGGCTACAGCTGCTACAGGGAGCAATGTAATTGTGCTGACCACAAAAAACGCCGTAGACAGTCTGGGTGATGAAGGTTATACCTTAATTGCCAATGCAAAGGGCGTTACCATCAGCGGTAAAAAAGCACATGGCGTATTTTATGGGGCCCAAACCCTGTATCAGCTTTTGCCGGTAAAAGGAAAAAATAATACCCTTGTTGCTGCACCGCTAATTCCGGCGGTAAAAATTGCCGATAAGCCACGCTTTGGCTGGAGGGGAATGATGCTTGACGTGGGCCGTTATTTTTACTCCGTGGAGTTTGTTAAAAAATACATCGACAACCTCGCTTTACATAAACTGAATGTGTTTCACTGGCATTTAACCGAAGACCATGGCTGGCGCATCGAGATTAAAAAATACCCCAGACTCACTTCAATAGGCGCATGGCGCAATGGAACGCAGTTTGCCAACAACCAGATCGATAACAACCCGCATGGCGGGTTTTACACGCAAGACCAGATCAGGGATATCGTTGCCTATGCGGCAAAACGTTATGTAACGGTGGTTCCCGAAATTGAAATGCCGGGCCATGCTACGGCAGCCCTGGTGGCCTATCCTAACGTTTCCTGCACAGGCGGGCCTTTTAAAATGCTGACAGGATGGGGTATCCAGAAAGAAGTTTTCTGTGCCGGAAAAGAAGAGACCTTTAATTTCCTGGAAGATATCCTTTCGGAAGTTGTAGCACTCTTTCCCGGTAAATTCATCCACATCGGCGGAGATGAATGTCCTAAAGACCGTTGGAAAGTTTGCCCAAACTGCCAGGCCAGGATGAAAAAAGAAAACCTGAAAGACGAGCATGAACTGCAAAGCTATTTCATCAGGCGCATAGAAAAATTCCTGACCACCAAAAATAAAAGCATTATTGGCTGGGATGAAATTCTGGAAGGCGGCCTGGCACCTAATGCTGCTGTCATGTCCTGGAGGGGCACCGAAGGTGGTATTGCTGCAGCCAAACAATTGCATGATGTAGTGATGACCCCCTACGATTTTCTTTACCTGGATTATTATCAGGGCGAACCCTATCTGGAACCAAAGGCAATAGGTGGTAATCTGCAGCTGGAAAAGGTATACAACTATGAGCCTGTACCAGCAGTGCTTACTGCCGAGCAGGCAAAATATATTAAAGGCGTACAGGGCAATGTATGGGCAGAATTTATCCATTCGCCCGAAAAAGTAGAATACATGGCCTTTCCACGCGCTGCTGCGATGGCCGAACTGGCCTGGACCATACCAGCCCGGAAAAGCTGGACTGATTTTAGCCGCAGGATAGAAAAGCAATACCAGCGCTACGATGACCTGGGCATCAATTACGCCAGAAGCGCCTATAATGTATGGCATACCGTAACGGTCGACAGTGTGGCCAATAAAGCAAGGGTATCCTTTAAAACCAATAGTTATCAGCCGCAGGTGCGCTATAGCCTGGATGGTTCAGAACCAACAGTAAATTCGCTGGCCTACAGCAAACCCTTCGAAGTTAAATTACCGGTCACCATTAAAGCAGCTACTTTTAAAGATGGCCGCCGCATGGGGGCAATCAGTTCAAGGTCAATATTTGTAGATCAGAATAAATAA
- a CDS encoding DEAD/DEAH box helicase, which yields MEKVVYTPAHDYILADFNLSALNLSDILKHNKVGADTSAKGFYELVPAEISLNFAVFGDAGGEMNNPLVTVTQTPDRVLLSCSCPSAADGLCEFQARALYNIMERQPLRLFFDAPLRHKKLKEFAQDYGLEQEKNPDDHFELSYIKGSLGISPKVKTLFPVTQKTKAELAASLLPKKEFNLPVSGGLIKKEMQTIVVFSQHRYYSHLNISLYEGQASRDGKIKNPLKAIDPSDLLWTTENISELKFLNGVLKFQNNYNAEASGSDLEGLRALARNPLGLDIYLHDPKISPNISATSISRIKLKILGIDLVLSVNEKGDFYEVSGKLMLDDQAIPLENLSIKHHYFIQLDKTLHLIDKPDFLRVIEFFKKHYDKMLIHRSKFDDFYENILSNLEEKVRINYAYLKPATKKQIEDKGYDLENEQLIYLSESEDFVLITPVMRYSNTEIPVLSRKQIIAKDKYGHTFSLRRDEAAELQFIADIAKQHPFFEEQQDEDLRLDCFYMHRKHFLDIEWFLNAFEAWRSKGITILGFNQLKNNNLSQYKANISIKVISGVDWFETKAKVEYNDQAISLKHLHKSIRNKSKFVKLDDGTMGILPDEWIEKFTSYFNAGELVEESIHTHKINYNKIAELYDEQLFDESVKDQLALYRAKLSGPESILPVPVPEGLNAELRGYQQDGLNWLNFLDGFNFGACLADDMGLGKTIQIIAFILSQRNKGHQNTNLVVVPASLIFNWQAEVAKFAPSLKIHTVYGADRLKDIHQFDQYEIVLTSYGTLLADIRFLKSYYFNYIFLDESQTIKNPDAQRYKAVRLLQSRNKVVLTGTPIENNTYDLYGQLSFACPGLLGSRQQFKELYAVPIDQFKDSKRAKELQKKISPFILRRTKEQVAKELPDKTEMVIYCEMGTEQREVYEAAVQDIKEYIEGKAEDELAKSSMYVLQGITRLRQICNSATLLKDDKFYGNASSKMEVLLEQIESKSPNHKILVFSQFVGMLDLIRAQLGERGIAHEYLTGQTRNRQQVVNSFQDNPEIRVFLISLKAGGVGLNLTRADYVYLVDPWWNPAVENQAIDRTYRIGQEKNVVAVRLICPDTIEEKIMKLQNTKRDLVDDLIKTDVSIYKTLSKKDLLGLFS from the coding sequence TGAACAATCCGCTTGTAACGGTCACACAAACACCCGACCGGGTATTGCTGTCCTGTTCCTGCCCCTCTGCTGCCGATGGCTTATGTGAATTCCAGGCCCGGGCCTTGTACAACATTATGGAGCGACAGCCATTGCGCCTTTTTTTTGATGCACCGCTAAGACATAAAAAATTAAAAGAGTTTGCGCAGGATTACGGGCTGGAGCAGGAAAAGAATCCGGATGATCATTTTGAGCTCAGCTATATAAAAGGTAGTCTCGGGATCAGCCCCAAAGTCAAAACCCTGTTTCCGGTTACCCAAAAAACAAAAGCGGAACTCGCAGCGTCCCTGCTCCCAAAAAAAGAATTTAACCTGCCGGTATCCGGTGGCCTCATCAAAAAGGAAATGCAGACGATTGTGGTGTTTAGCCAGCACCGTTATTACAGTCACCTTAACATCTCACTCTATGAAGGCCAGGCCAGTCGCGATGGCAAAATAAAGAACCCCTTAAAAGCCATTGATCCTTCCGATCTGCTTTGGACTACCGAGAACATCAGTGAGCTTAAATTTCTAAACGGTGTCCTTAAATTTCAGAATAACTACAATGCTGAAGCTTCCGGGTCCGACCTCGAAGGTTTAAGGGCACTGGCCAGAAACCCACTGGGACTCGACATCTACCTGCACGATCCTAAAATTTCGCCCAACATATCCGCCACTTCCATCAGCAGGATAAAACTTAAAATATTAGGGATAGACCTGGTCCTGTCGGTCAATGAAAAGGGCGATTTCTATGAAGTGTCGGGTAAGCTGATGCTTGATGATCAGGCTATACCTCTTGAAAACCTGAGCATCAAACATCATTATTTTATCCAGCTCGATAAAACCCTGCACCTGATCGATAAGCCCGATTTTTTAAGGGTGATCGAATTTTTCAAAAAGCATTACGATAAAATGCTGATCCACAGGTCTAAGTTTGATGATTTTTATGAAAACATCCTTTCTAACCTGGAAGAAAAGGTTCGCATCAATTATGCTTACCTGAAGCCGGCTACCAAAAAACAGATAGAAGACAAAGGCTATGACCTGGAAAACGAACAGCTGATCTATCTGTCAGAGTCGGAAGATTTTGTGCTCATCACCCCCGTAATGCGTTATAGCAATACCGAAATCCCGGTGCTTTCGCGTAAGCAGATCATCGCAAAGGATAAATACGGCCATACTTTCAGCCTGCGGAGGGATGAAGCCGCAGAATTGCAGTTTATTGCCGACATTGCAAAGCAACATCCTTTTTTTGAAGAACAACAGGATGAAGACCTGCGGTTAGATTGTTTTTACATGCACCGCAAGCATTTTTTGGATATAGAGTGGTTTTTAAATGCCTTTGAAGCCTGGCGCAGCAAAGGGATAACCATTCTGGGTTTTAATCAGCTAAAAAACAATAACCTGAGCCAGTACAAGGCCAACATCTCCATCAAGGTGATCAGCGGGGTCGACTGGTTCGAGACCAAAGCAAAAGTAGAATATAACGACCAGGCCATTTCTTTAAAGCACCTGCACAAATCTATCCGCAACAAGAGCAAGTTTGTAAAGCTGGATGATGGCACAATGGGTATTTTACCGGATGAATGGATAGAAAAATTTACCAGCTATTTTAACGCAGGAGAGCTTGTTGAAGAAAGCATCCATACCCATAAGATCAATTACAATAAGATTGCCGAGCTGTATGACGAGCAGCTCTTTGACGAATCGGTAAAAGACCAGCTGGCCTTATACCGGGCCAAACTTTCCGGCCCGGAAAGCATCCTGCCTGTTCCTGTGCCGGAAGGACTGAATGCAGAATTGCGGGGCTATCAGCAGGACGGCCTAAACTGGCTTAACTTTTTAGATGGCTTTAACTTTGGTGCTTGTCTGGCTGATGATATGGGCCTCGGAAAAACCATACAGATCATCGCATTTATATTGAGCCAGCGCAATAAGGGCCATCAGAATACCAATCTTGTGGTGGTACCGGCCTCTTTAATTTTTAACTGGCAGGCCGAGGTGGCCAAATTTGCACCTTCGTTAAAAATCCATACCGTTTATGGTGCCGACCGGCTAAAGGATATCCATCAGTTTGATCAGTATGAAATTGTGCTTACCTCTTATGGGACACTACTGGCTGATATCCGTTTTTTAAAGTCCTACTACTTTAATTACATATTTTTAGATGAGTCGCAGACGATAAAAAATCCGGATGCCCAGCGTTATAAGGCGGTGCGTTTATTGCAATCGCGCAATAAAGTGGTATTAACCGGCACGCCGATAGAAAACAATACCTATGATCTTTATGGGCAGCTTTCTTTCGCTTGTCCCGGCTTATTGGGTTCCAGACAACAGTTTAAAGAGTTGTATGCGGTGCCCATTGATCAGTTCAAAGACAGCAAACGGGCAAAGGAACTCCAAAAAAAGATCAGCCCTTTCATTTTGAGGCGTACCAAAGAGCAGGTAGCTAAAGAGCTGCCCGATAAAACCGAAATGGTCATTTACTGCGAAATGGGGACAGAGCAACGTGAGGTTTACGAAGCCGCAGTGCAGGACATTAAAGAATATATTGAGGGCAAGGCCGAAGATGAACTGGCCAAAAGCAGCATGTACGTTTTGCAGGGCATCACCCGCTTACGGCAAATCTGTAATTCGGCCACTTTATTAAAAGACGATAAGTTCTATGGCAATGCCTCTTCCAAAATGGAAGTGCTGCTGGAACAGATCGAAAGTAAATCCCCTAACCACAAGATCCTGGTGTTTTCTCAGTTTGTAGGGATGCTGGACCTGATCCGGGCCCAGCTTGGAGAGCGTGGCATTGCACATGAATACTTAACCGGCCAGACCCGCAACCGGCAGCAGGTGGTCAATTCTTTTCAGGACAATCCCGAGATACGTGTATTTCTTATCAGCTTAAAAGCCGGCGGGGTAGGGTTAAACTTAACCCGTGCCGATTATGTATACCTGGTAGACCCCTGGTGGAATCCGGCGGTAGAAAACCAGGCGATAGACCGGACTTACCGCATCGGACAGGAAAAAAATGTGGTGGCTGTACGTTTAATTTGTCCGGATACCATCGAAGAGAAGATCATGAAACTGCAAAATACCAAGAGAGACCTGGTAGATGACCTCATCAAAACCGATGTTTCCATCTATAAAACACTTTCCAAAAAAGATCTGCTCGGTTTGTTCAGTTAA
- a CDS encoding calcineurin-like phosphoesterase C-terminal domain-containing protein, protein MKPLSFFLFLLLSCALKAQNTASGYVFADANGNGKKDKTEKGIANVAVTNGQEVVQTNSKGYYTLPVGNDNIISVIKPTGYQVPLNADNLPQYFYIHKPQGSPQFKYKGVAPTGPLPAAVNFALKPVREQDNYTALIFGDPQVYNQEQVDYFVKDVISEVEGIKNMSFGISMGDEVGDKLDLFPAYTAAVKRVGIPWYNMMGNHDLNADAPADSLSDESFEAHFGPTTYAFNYGKVHFVVLDDVLYPDPRDGRGYYGGLRDDQLKFIEQDLKYVPKDYLVVMTMHIPLSEPEFLFSPTTRLKLFNLLKDFPHTLSISAHTHMQRQDFYVKGSEWLQDKPHHHFNIGTASGDFYSGLSDKNGTPVSTMRDGTPKGYGFIHFKGNQYIIDYKVAGEGATTQMRITAPEKLKKDTDTAAYVYVNFYTGAKNDILQYRIDDGSWMPLQHTFEFDPFYIAEVATWKSITDKTKKARRPSNPAKSTHLWKGPISTRLQTGRHSIEVKATDMFNRSFIQKSSYTIE, encoded by the coding sequence ATGAAACCACTCAGTTTCTTCCTGTTTTTACTCCTATCCTGTGCGTTAAAAGCCCAAAACACGGCTTCGGGCTATGTGTTTGCCGATGCCAATGGGAATGGCAAAAAAGACAAAACCGAAAAGGGAATTGCCAATGTTGCGGTGACCAACGGACAGGAAGTGGTGCAAACCAACAGCAAGGGTTATTACACTTTACCGGTTGGGAACGACAACATCATCAGTGTCATCAAACCCACTGGCTACCAGGTTCCACTGAATGCAGACAACCTGCCCCAATACTTTTACATCCACAAACCTCAGGGCTCCCCACAATTCAAATACAAAGGTGTAGCCCCTACCGGCCCATTGCCGGCAGCTGTAAATTTTGCCCTGAAACCTGTTCGGGAACAGGACAACTATACGGCCCTGATTTTTGGTGATCCGCAGGTATATAACCAGGAGCAGGTAGATTATTTTGTAAAGGACGTCATCAGCGAAGTAGAAGGCATTAAAAATATGTCTTTCGGCATCAGTATGGGCGATGAGGTGGGCGACAAGCTTGACCTTTTCCCTGCCTATACCGCAGCGGTTAAACGGGTAGGGATTCCATGGTACAACATGATGGGTAATCACGACCTGAATGCAGATGCGCCTGCAGATTCTTTATCTGATGAATCTTTTGAAGCGCATTTTGGCCCCACAACTTATGCTTTTAATTATGGAAAAGTACACTTTGTGGTGCTGGATGATGTGTTGTATCCTGACCCGCGCGACGGCAGGGGTTATTACGGTGGCTTAAGGGACGACCAGTTGAAGTTTATAGAGCAGGACCTGAAATATGTGCCTAAAGATTACCTGGTGGTAATGACCATGCATATCCCCCTTAGCGAACCCGAATTCCTGTTTAGCCCGACTACCCGGCTTAAGTTGTTCAACCTGCTGAAAGATTTTCCACATACCCTTTCCATATCCGCGCATACGCACATGCAGCGCCAGGATTTTTATGTAAAGGGTTCAGAATGGCTGCAGGACAAACCCCATCACCATTTCAATATCGGGACGGCCTCGGGCGATTTTTATTCCGGGCTTAGCGATAAAAACGGAACGCCCGTTTCTACCATGCGGGATGGAACCCCCAAAGGTTATGGATTTATCCATTTTAAAGGAAATCAATACATTATTGACTATAAAGTAGCCGGTGAAGGTGCAACAACCCAGATGCGCATTACGGCACCTGAAAAATTAAAAAAGGATACGGACACCGCAGCCTATGTGTATGTGAATTTTTACACAGGTGCCAAAAATGACATCCTGCAGTATCGGATAGATGATGGCAGCTGGATGCCTTTACAGCATACATTTGAATTTGATCCTTTTTATATAGCCGAAGTAGCGACCTGGAAAAGCATTACCGATAAAACCAAAAAAGCCAGGCGCCCCTCTAACCCGGCAAAAAGTACACATTTGTGGAAGGGCCCTATATCTACCAGATTACAAACGGGCAGGCACAGCATTGAAGTAAAAGCTACCGATATGTTTAACCGCTCGTTTATACAAAAAAGCAGCTACACAATTGAGTAG